CAGCGCCGGCGTCGGGGGATCGTCGCTGATCCCGGCCCGCCCGCTCGCTCTCGATGAGCTCGTTCAGCCAGCGCACTTCGCGCTCCACGGACTCCATGCCGTGCCGCTGCAGCTCAAGTGTGTAGTCGTCCAGGCGCTCGCGAGTCCGGGTCAGAGAGGCGCGCATCTTCTCCAGGCGCTCCTCGAGACGGCTGCGACGGCCCTCGAGCACCCGCATCCGCACTTCACGCTCCGTCTGCCCGAAGAAGGCGAAACGGGCTGCGAAGTGCTCGTCTTCCCAGGTGTCGGGACCGGTGTGCGAGAGCAGCTCCTCGAAGTGCTCCTTGCCGTCGGCCGTCAACCTGTAGACGATCTTGGCGCGGCGCCCTGCGAGTGAAGCGGCGAGTGCGTCCTCAGGGGCACTTCCCGGTTCCTCGATCAACCAGCCGTTGGCGACCAGCGTCTTGAGGCACGGGTAGAGGGTCCCGTAGCTGAAGGCCCTGAAGACCCCCAGCGAGGTGTTCAGCCGCTTGCGCAGCTCATAGCCGTGCATCGGGGACTCGCGGAGCAGGCCGAGTACGGCGAATTCGAGGATGCCTGAGCGTCTGCTCATCCCTCGCCCCCTCCGCCTGTCGCTGAACGCATCGAAGTCTTTATGCCGTGCTGATGTATCGAGTCGATACATCAGCACGATAGAACGGCCTTCCGGCTGGGGCAAGGGGGGTCATCGTGAACGGCGTCACATCACCAATTCGCAGCAGGCAACTTGCCTGATTTGGGGTGAACATCGGCACTCGGCAGGTTTTGACCGTGCGTAGTGTGTGCGCCATGCAGACCACAGGGAACCGAGTGACGCCTGGGGGCGTCAGCTGTCTCGGAACCAAGAGGTCCGTATGTCGGGGGGACCGGAACTCAACTGCCGCTTCCAGGCGATCTCGCCTGCCCGAGGAGTAGTCGTTCGATGAGCGAGCACCGTCGCAAACCGCCACAGCCGCAGGGTGGCGGTCGCGCCGCGGACAGGCGGGCTGCGCCGCAGCCCTCCGGCCGCCGCGCGGCACCTACGAGGTCCGCCCCCACCGGGTCGCCCTCCGGTTCGTACGGCGAGGAGCGTCCGTACGGCGGCCGCGCCGAAGCCAGGCGTGCCGCCCAGCGGGGTGGAGGCGGCGGCAGCCGCAGGCGCGGCGCACCCGAGGGCGGTCCTCAGGGGCCGAACGGGCCCGGAGGCCGTGGTGGTGGCCGCCGTGGTGGCGGCGGTGGCGGGCGCGGGGACGGTTTCGACGGTCCCGCAGGGCGCGGGCGCCGTCCGTCCAAGAAGCGGATGATCGACTATCCGAGGGCCAACAAGTACGGCTGGCGGCGCTGGATGCCGTCCTGGAAGCTCGTGACGGGCACCTGCATCGGCTTCACCGGCGTGCTGCTGGGTGCGGCCACGATCGCGTACGCCATGGTGAGCGTCCCGAACGTCGCGAAGACGGCCACCGCCCAGAACAACGTCTACTACTGGGCCGACGGCAGCCAGATGGTCGCGACCGGTGGCGAGGTCAACCGCCAGATCATTCCGTACGACCAGATTCCCAAGGAGATGCGGTTCGCCGTCATGTCCGCGGAGAACAAGACCTTCGAGACGGACAGCGGCATCGACCCGCAGGGCATCGCGCGCGCGCTTCTCAACATGGCCAAGGGGGGCGAGACCCAGGGCGGGTCGACGATCACCCAGCAGTACGTGAAGAACGCGCAGCTCGACGACCAGTCGCAGACGATCAGCCGCAAGTTCAAAGAGCTCTTCATCTCCATCAAGGTCGGGACGACCAGGGACAAGAAGGAGATCATGGCCGGGTACCTGAACACCGCGTACTACGGTCGTGGTGCTTACGGGATCCAGGCCGCGGCGCGGACGTACTTCCACACGGACGCCAAGAAGCTGAACGTGAGCCAGTGCGCCTTCCTGTCCTCGCTGCTCAAGGGCGCCACGTACTACGACCCGGCGGGCAACCCCGGGATCGACACGGAGGCGTCCGCCGAGCACAACACGATCAGGGTCACGGCGCGATGGAAGTGGACCCTCGACGAGATGGTCAAGGACGAGCGCATCAGCGCCGAGGACCGGGCCAAATACAAGACGCTGCCGCACGTCGACGGGCTGAAGAAGAACGCGCAGCTCAGCGGGCAGACCGGCTACCTGGTCGACCTCGCCAAGTCGTACGTCCAGAAGACCACCAAGATCTCGGCCAACGACCTCAGCAAGGGCGGGTACCAGATCTACACGACCTTCGACAAGAAGAAGGTCGAAGACCTGGAGGCAGCGGTCAAGAAGGTCCGCAAGGAAAAGAGCGACCCCAAGCGCGCCGAGGACAAGTACGTCCAGTTCGGCGGTGCCTCGGTGGATGTGAAGTCCGGCGCGATCGTCGCGATCTACGGCGGCGAGAACGCCACCACGCACTTCACCAACAACGCAGACGTGACCGGTGCTCAGGTCGGCTCGACCTTCAAGCCCTTCGTGCTCGCGGCTGCACTCCGGGACGGAAAGCGCGACCCGGACGACGGCTCCAAGCGGACCATCGTGTCGACGAAGAGTCTCTACAGCGGCAAGAACGACCTGAAGATCAAGAACTACGACGGCAGCATCTGGGAGGACAAGGACGGCAAGGAATGGCTGCAGGAGAACGACGACAAGCAGTCGGTCGGCAGGGCTCCTGACTACGCCATCGACCTGCGTGAGGCCATGCGGGAGTCGGTCAACTCGGCTTTCGTACAGCTCGGCATGGACGTGGGAACCGACAAGGTGAAGCAGGCGGCCGTAGACGCCGGCCTGACGGACGACCGGACCACCATGGCCAGCGACAGCGTCCCGTCCTTCTCCATCGGTACGTCCAGCCCCAGCGCCATCCGCATGGCCGGTGCGTACAGCACCTTCGCCAACAACGGCCAGCAGAACGAGCCGTTCTCCGTCAAGAGGGTCGCCCAGGACGGAGTGGACGTCTACAACCACGAGACGAAGACGAAGTCCGCCTTCTCCTCCGCGATCGCCAGCAACGTCACCGACGTACTGAAGACCGTGGTCGACAAGGGCACCGGCACCTCTGCCCAGCTTCCGGACGGCCGGGAGGTCGCAGGCAAGACCGGTACCACTGACGAGAACAAGTCCGCCTGGTTCGTCGGCTACACCCCGCAGTTGTCGACCGCCATCGACATGTACCGGCTGGACGACACCCACAAGGTCTCCGGGTTCCAGAAGATGTACGGCACCTTCGGCAAGGACAAGATCCACGGTGCCTCGTTCCCCGCGGAGATCTGGCACGACTACATGACGAAGGCGATGGCCGGCCAGCCGGAGCTTTCGTTCCCGTCGGCCGAGGATCTCGGTGAGGTCGTCTACGGCGGTGGCCTGTCGAGCCCCGAGCCGACGCCGACCATCGTCCCGACGCCCACCCCCTCGCCGACGCCGTCGATCCCGACCCCGTCCTTCACGCCGACGCCGACGCCGACCCCCACCTCCAGCTGCAGCAAGTGGGATTGGACCTGCAACGGCAACAGCACCACGCCCACGCCCTCGGCCACCACGAGCAGTCCGGGGAACAACGGCGGCAGCAACGGGAACGGCAACGGAGGAACCGGCGTCTTCGGTGGGACGACCGGCTAGCAGCCGGTCACCCCGTCGCTCCAGGGCCGTCGCAGCAGCAGCTGCGACGGCCCTGGCCGTTCCCACAGCGGCGTACGGCAGGATGTGGGCCATGACGAGCGTGCAGAGAGACGTCGAGGACGCCCCCGGCCCCCAGGATGTCGTGCGGCCCACGCAGCAGGACGAGGTCGCGACGGCCGGCAGCGAGCTGATCGGCGGGCCCGTCGGCCGTTTCGCCCGGCTCGGGACCGGGCCCGGCTACGGCTGGCTGACGCCGGTGCGGGTCGTGGTGCTCGTGGCGCTCGGGATGTTCGCGCTCGGCATGGTGCAGAAGATGCCCTGCTACGACTGGGCCTGGTTCCAGGGCGCCACCTCCCAGTACACGCACGCCTGTTACTCCGACATCCCGCACCTCTATGTCGGGCGCGGCTTCGCCGACGACCTCGTCCCGTACTTCGACAGCTTCAACGGCGACATGCAGTACCTCGAATACCCCGTCCTGACCGGCCTGTTCATGGAGGTCGCCTCCTGGCTGACCCCGCACGGCGGCTCGATGCAGCACCGCGAGCAGGTCTACTGGATGGTCAACGCGGGGATGCTGATGATCTGTACGGCGGTCATCGCCGCCTGCGTCGCCCGCACGCACCGACGCCGCCCCTGGGACGCTCTGCTGCTCGCCCTGGCGCCCGCCTTCGCGCTCACCTCCACCATCAACTGGGACCTGTTCGCGGTCGCGCTGACGGCCGCGGCGATGCTGATGTGGTCGCGGAGCAGGCCCCTCGCCTTCGGGATTCTGATCGGCCTTGCGACCGCCGCGAAGCTCTACCCCGTACTGATCCTGGGGCCGGTTCTCCTGCTGTGCTGGCGGGCCAAGAAGTGGCGGGAGTTCCTGACCGCGCTGCTGGGCGCCGCAGCGGCCTGGCTGGTGGTGGACCTTCCGGTGATGTTCCTCGCCCCCGAGGGGTTCAAGAAGTTCTGGACCTTCAGCCACGACCGCGGGGTCGACTTCGGCTCGTTCTGGCTGATCATCCAGCAGCGCTGGGTCCCCAGCGGCCTCGACACCGACATGGTCAACGACGTCTCGATCCTGCTGATGCTGCTGGCCTGCGGTGGTTTGGCGGCGCTCGCCCTGATGGCGCCGCGACGTCCGCGCCTGGCCCAGCTCGCGTTCCTGGTCGTCGCGGCGTTCATCCTCACCAACAAGGTCTATTCACCGCAGTACGTACTGTGGCTGATCCCCCTCGCCGCCCTCGCCCGGCCGCGCTGGCGGGACTTCCTGATCTGGCAGGCCTGCGAGTCGATGTACTTCCTGGGCATCTGGCTCTACCTGGCGTTCATCGGCAGCGGCGACAAGCCGAAGGGGCTGCCGCAGGACGGCTATCAGTGGGCGATCATCCTGCACCTGGTGGGGACGCTGTACCTCTGCGCGGTGATCGTGCGGGACATCCTCATGCCGGAGCGCGACGTCGTACGCAAGGACGGATCGGACGACCCCTCGGGCGGTGTGCTGGACGGTGCGCCGGACGAGTTCGTCATGGGGGCCGCCGCGCATCCGCCGCGGCATGCCGCGCACCACTACGAGGACCAGGTCGTGGAGTGGGGCTCGGAGCACTGGAAACGGTAGCCGTACCAGCCGTACGCAGAGGAAAAGGGCTCCCCCGGACCAGCCGGAGGAGCCCTTTCCGCGTATCGCTCAGCTACGTGCTGCTGCTCAGCGGTCGACGAGGCGGTCGAACTGCGTTGTCGTGTGGCGCAGATGGGCCACCAGCTCGTCCCCCACCCGCGGCTCCTGCGCGTCCGAGGGCACGAACAGGATCGACACCTGCATGTGCGGCGGCTCGGCGAACCAGCGCTGCTTGCCCGCCCATACGAACGGCGACAGATTGCGGTTCACGGTCGCCAGACCCGCCCGCGCCACACCCTTGGCGCGCGGCATCATCCCGTGCAGCGCCTTCGGCGCCTCCAGGCCGACCCCGTGCGAGGTGCCGCCGGCGACGACGACCAGCCAGCCGTCCGATGCGGCCTTCTGCTGGCGGTAGCCGAAGCGGTCGCCCTTGGAGACGCGGGTGACGTCCAGGACGGCGCCCCGGTACTCCGTGGCCTCGTGGTCGCCCAGCCAGAGCCGGGTGCCGATCCGCGCACGGAAGCGGGTCTGCGGGAACTGCTGCTGCAGCCGGGCGAGTTCCTCGGCACGCAGATGGCTGACGAACATGGTGTGCAGCGGGAGGCGTGCGGACCGCAGCCGGTCCATCCAGCCGATGACCTCCTCGACGGCGTCGGAGCCGTCGGTGCGGTCGAGCGGCAGGTGCAGGGCGAAGCCCTCCAGCCGTACGTCATCGATCGCCGTCTGCAGCCGGCCGAGGTCCTCCTGGGCGACGCCGTGGCGCTTCATCGAGCTCATGCACTCGATGACGACGCGGGCGCCCACCAGGGCGTGCACGCCGTCGACGGAGGAGACCGAACGGATCACCCGGTCCGGCAGCGGAACGGGCTCCTCGCCCCGTCTGAAGGGCGTCAGGACGAGCAGGTCGCCGCCGAACCAGTCCTTCATCCGGGCCGCTTCGTAGGTGGTGCCGACGGCGAGCATGTCGGATCCGAAGCGGGTCACCTCGTCGGCGAGCCGTTCGTGGCCGAAGCCGTATCCGTTGCCCTTGCAGACCGGCACTATGCCCGGGAACTGCTCGGTGACCGACTTCTGGTGCGCCCGCCAGCGCGCGGTGTCGACGTAGAGGGAGAGCGCCATGGCCGGGCCCGGAACCTTTCTGATGGCTGCGGTGTATGAGAGGTATGAACGGTCTTGGGGGAAGGTCAGCGACGCGACATGTACATGTCGAGCGCCTTGTGGAGCAGCTTGTTCAGCGGGAAGTCCCACTCGCCGACGTACTCGACGGCCTCGCCGCCGGTGCCCACCTTGAACTGGATCAGGCCGAAGAGGTGGTCGGTCTCGTCCAGCGAGTCGGAGATGCCGCGCAGGTCGTACACCGTGGCGCCCATCGCGTACGCGTCGCGCAGCATTCGCCACTGCATCGCGTTCGAGGGCCGGACCTCGCGGCCGATGTTGTCGGAGGCACCGTAGGAGTACCAGACGTGGCCGCCGACGACGAGCATCGTCGCCGCGGAGAGGTTCACCCCGTTGTGGCGGGCGAAGTACAGGCGCATCCGGTTGGGGTCCTCGGAGTTGAGGACGGTCCACATGCGCTGGAAGTACGAGAGCGGGCGCGGGCGGAAGTGATCGCGCTCGGCCGTGATCTCGTACAGCCGCTGCCACTCGGCAAGGTCCTCGTAGCTGCCCTGGACGACCTCGACGCCGGCCTTCTCGGCCTTCTTGATGTTGCGCCGCCACAGTTGGTTGAAGCCCTTGAGGACGTCGTCGAGGGAGCGGCCCGCGAGCGGCACCTGGAAGACGTAGCGGGGCTGTACGTCACCGAAGCCGGCGCCGCCGTCCTCGCCCTGCTGCCAGCCCATCTTCCGCAGCCGGTCGGCGACTTCGAAGGCGCGCGGCTCGATGTGGCTGGCCTCGACGTCGCGCAGCCGCTTCACGTCCGGGTCCTGGATGCCCGACTTGATCGCGGTCGAGTTCCAGCGGCGGATGACGACGGGCGGGCCCATCTTCACCGAGAAGGCGCCCTGGTTCTTGAGGTGCGCCAGCATCGGCTGCAGCCAGTCGTCCAGGTTCGGGGCGTACCAGTTGATGACCGGGCCCTCGGGGAGGTACGCGAGATAGCGCTTGATCTTGGGCAGCTGCCGGTAGAGCACCAGGCCGGCGCCCACGAGCTCACCGGACTTGTCGAACCAGCCCAGGCTCTCGGAGCGCCACTCGGTCTTGACGTCTGCCCATGCCGGGACCTGGCAGTGACTCGCCGACGGCAGACTCTGGATGTAGGCCAGATGCTGCTCTCGGCTGATGGTCCTCAGGGTCAGGCTCATACGGGGCGCTCCTCGGCAGGCGTGTCTCGCGCCGAAGCCTACTGCGCCGGGGTTGCGCCCCGTCTGGCCGCAGGGGGAGTGAAGGGACCGCGGGCGCCGCTAGCCGCCCACCACCCCGCCGAAGAGGCCGCCGTGGGCCATGGCGATGAAGAAGCCGACGGCGGCGGCGCCGAGGCCGAGGATCACCAGGAACCTCTCGCGGGTCGTGACCGAGACGAACATCCCGTACGCACCGGTGAGGATCCCCACCAGGCCCGCCCAGGAGCTCAGCAGATGCAGGTTGTGGAAGAACGAGGTGGCGAAGGCCACCGCACCGAGGACCACGGTCAGCGCGACCAGGGTGTCCTGCAGCGGATGGGGCTTGCCGTCCGTGGCGAAGAGGGAGGCGGCGGGGTTGGGTCGTACTGCCTGTGCCATGAGGCACCTCCTGGCATAAGGCGGCGCAGAGTAGCGCCGCACACACCCGATGTGTACAGAGTGGCTCCCCCGACGGCCGGATTTCAACCGGAAGCCCGTGTGCGGGTACTCTGTACGGTCTGCACCGGTGTCTGCCCTCGCTGCACGGCAAGCCACCTCCTCAGGGAGATGAATTGTCAGTGGCGGCCGATACCGTTGCATACGCATCACGACCCTCCTGCCACGGAACGACCGTGGCCGCTGAGTCCAAAGGAGGTGGGTTCTACATGCGTCACTACGAAATGATGGTCATCCTCGACCCCGATCTCGAGGAGCGCGCTGTCTCCCCGCTGATCGAGAACTTCCTCTCCGTCGTCCGCGAGGGCAACGGAAAGGTTGAGAAGGTCGACACCTGGGGCCGTCGTCGTCTCGCTTACGAGATCAAGAAGAAGCCCGAGGGCATCTACTCGGTCATCGACCTGCAGGCCGAGCCTGCGGTCGTCAAGGAGCTCGACCGCCAGATGAACCTGAACGAGTCGGTCCTCCGGACCAAGGTCCTCCGTCCCGAGACCCACTGAGCTTCTAGCTCAGAGGTCATCGGGTCCGAGTAGCAACAAGCAGCCAGAAGCAATCCCCGCCGAGAGGTTCACCCATGGCAGGCGAGACCGTCATCACGGTCGTCGGCAATCTCGTCGACGACCCCGAGCTGCGCTTCACCCCGTCCGGTGCGGCGGTCGCGAAGTTCCGTGTCGCGTCCACTCCCCGCATCTTCGACCGGCAGACCAATGAGTGGAAGGACGGCGAAGGCCTGTTCCTCACCTGCTCGGTCTGGCGTCAGGCGGCGGAGAACGTCGCGGAGTCGCTTACGCGAGGCATGCGCGTCATCGTGCAGGGCCGGCTGAAGCAGCGGTCGTACGACGACCGCGAGGGCGTCAAGCGCACGGTCTACGAGCTGGACGTCGAGGAAGTCGGCCCCAGCCTCAAGAGCGCCACGGCCAAGGTCACCAAGACCAGTGGTCGCGGTGGTCAGGGCGGCCAGGGTGGCGGCTACGGCGGCGGAGGCGGCCAGCAGGGCGGCGGCAACTGGGGCGGAGCCCCCAGCGGAGGCCAGCAGGGCGGTGGCGGTGCACCCGCCGACGACCCGTGGGCCACCAGCGCGCCGGCCGGTGGCGGCCAGCAGCAGGGCGGCGGCAGCTGGGGCTCGAGCTCCGGCGGTGCCGGTGCCGGCAACTCTGGCGGCGGCTACTCGGACGAGCCGCCCTTCTAGGGCAGTTCGTTCCCACTTCTTGATCACACAGGAGAAACACCATGGCGAAGCCGCCTGTGCGCAAGCCTAAGAAGAAGGTCTGCGCTTTCTGCAAGGACAAGACCGTTTACGTGGACTACAAGGACACGAACATGCTGCGGAAGTTCATTTCCGACCGCGGCAAGATCCGTGCCCGCCGCGTGACCGGCAACTGCACGCAGCACCAGCGTGACGTCGCAACGGCTGTGAAGAACAGCCGTGAGATGGCGCTGCTGCCCTACACGTCGACCGCGCGATAAGGGAAGGGTGACCGAAAAATGAAGATCATCCTCACCCACGAGGTCGCTGGCCTCGGTTCCGCCGGTGACGTCGTTGACGTCAAGGACGGTTACGCCCGCAACTACCTGGTCCCGCGTGGTTTCGCGATCCGCTGGACCAAGGGTGGCGAGCAGGACGTGGCGCAGATTCGCCGCGCCCGCAAGATCCACGAGATCGCGACGATCGAGCAGGCCAACGAGGTCAAGGCCAAGCTCGAGAGCGTGAAGGTCCGTCTGGCTGTTCGCTCCGGCGACGCCGGCCGTCTCTTCGGCTCCGTCACCCCGGCGGACATCGCCGCGGCGATCAAGACCGCCGGTGGCCCGGTTGTCGACAAGCGCCGTGTCGAGCTCGGTTCGCCGATCAAGACCCTGGGCTCCCACGAGGTCTCCGTGCGTCTGCACGCCGACGTCGCTGCGAAGCTCGGCGTCGAGGTCGTTGCTGCCTGATCGCAGCAATCGCTCGTAGAGCAGTAGAGAGGGCCGCACCCCACGGGGTGCGGCCCTCTCGCTGTTTGCCTGTTTCACGTGAAACAGGCAAACAGGGAATCAGCGTCAGCGGGTGGCGCCGGTGACGAGCCAGCGGCCCGAGCGGGCGCGAAGCCAGAGCGTCGCCAGGCGGACCACCATCATCAGCGTCATGGCCCACCACAGGGCGGTCAGACCGCCGCCCAGCGCGGGGACCAGCAGCGCGGCCGGGGTGAAGACGGCCAGCGTGACGAGCATGGCCCAGGCCAGATAGGGGCCGTCGCCCGCGCCCATCAGTACGCCGTCGAGGACGAAGACGATCCCTGCGACGGGCTGCGCGACCGCCACCACCAGCAGAGTGGGGAGCAGGGCGTTCTGGACCGACGGGTCGCTGGTGAACAGCGGGATGAACAGGGGGCGGGCGACGGCGACCAGGATGCCGAGAACTGTTCCTGAGGCGACTCCCCACTGGACCATGCGCCGGCAGGCCTCCTGGGCGCCCTTGGTGTCACCGGCGCCCAGATAGCGGCCGATGATGGCCTGGCCCGCGATGGCGATGGCGTCGAGCGCGAAGGACAGCAGGCTCCACAGGGAGAGGACGATCTGATGGGCCGCGATCTCCGCGTCGCCCATACGGGCCGCGACGGCTGTGGCGATCATGAGGACGGCACGCAGCGAGAGCGTACGGACGAGAAGGGGCACCCCGGCCTGGGCGCAGGCCCGGATCCCGGCGGCGTCGGGGCGCAGTGAGGCTCCGTGGCGCCGGGCTCCCCGTACGACCACGATCAGATAGGCGGCCACCATGCCGAACTGGGCGATCACCGTGCCCCAGGCGGAGCCCGCGATGCCGAGCCCGGCGCCGTACACGAGACCGGCGTTGAGCGCCGCGTTGGCGGAGAAGCCGCCCACGGCGACGTACAGGGGCGTCCTGGTGTTCTGGAGGCCGCGGAGCACGCCTGTGGCGGCCAGGACGACCAGCATGGCGGGGATGCCGAGGCTGGAGATCCGGAGATACGTGACCGCGTAGGGGGACGCGGTGTCGGAGGTGCCGAAGAGGGAGACCAGCCAGGGGGCCGTGGGCAGTACGACGGCGATGACGGCGGCGCCGAGCAGCAGGGCCAGCCAGATGCCGTCCATGCCCTGGCGGATGGCCGACTGGAGATCTCCGGCGCCGACCCGGCGGGCGACGGCGGCGGTGGTGGCGTAGGCGAGGAAGACGAAGATGCTCACCGCGGTGGTGAGCAGAGCCGCGGCGACTCCGAGACCGGCCAGTTGCGGGGTGCCGAGATGGCCGACGACGGCACTGTCGACCATGACGAAGAGCGGCTCGGCGACGAGCGCGCCGAAGGCGGGGACGGCGAGAGAGACGATCTCCCGGTCGTGGAGTCTTCGACTGCGTTTCGGTGGAGCGGGGGCCTGTGCCATGGGCATCAATCTAATCTTCCACAGGTAAGAGATGCAATGCCTATTCGATCCTTACCTGGCGGTTCGTTTCCGCTTCGGCTGCGTGCCGTTTGTCGCGATCTTGGTCCGGTCGGGAAAGTTTTTCTCCCCCACAGCCGGTGGATGACGAAAGTGCAGGTCAAGTGAGGTGTCGGGGTGTGAGGAAATTGTTGTCCACAGCGCTGTCCCCCGGGTCGTGCACAGGTTTTGGCGACTTCTCCACAGCAACGGGTCCGTCACCCACAGGGCCTGTGGATAACCAGATTGGCTGACGTCGGCGACAGGCCTACCGTGGACCGTCGCCCGACGCGCCGGAATCGGAGCCGGGCGTCTCATTTGTCAGAGCCGTGCCGTAAGAAAGAGTGGCACGGCGAGGTCCGCGGAGCGGACGGGAGGAGGCGGCCCGGTGAGCATTTCCGAGCCCTTGGACGACCCCTGGGCCGACAGCGGTCCTGGTGACCGTCTGCCCGCCCGTAGGAAGCGCGGCGAAGGCAACGGCGGCGGCCGCGAGCAGCACGACCGGGGTGGCGAGGGCGGTGGCTGGGACGGCGGGGGACCCTCCGCCTTCGAGCGGGTCCCCCCGCAGGACATCGATGCGGAGCAGTCCGTACTCGGCGGCATGCTGCTCTCCAAGGACGCCATCGCGGACGTGGTGGAGGTCCTCAAGGGCAACGACTTCTACCGTCCCGCCCACGAGACCGTCTACCTGGCGATCCTCGACCTCTACGCCAAGGGCGAGCCGGCCGACCCGATCACCGTCGCCGCGGAGCTGGTCAAGCGCGGTGAGATCACCAAGGTCGGCGGGGCGCCGTACCTGCACACGCTCGTCCAGTCGGTGCCGACGGCCGCCAACGCCGTGTACTACGCGGAGATCGTCCACGAGCGGGCGGTGCTGCGTCGTCTCGTCGAGGCCGGCACGAAGATCACGCAGATGGGATACGCCGCCGACGGCGACGTCGACGACATCGTCAACTCGGCCCAGGCCGCGATCTATGCGGTCACCGAGCAGCGCACCACCGAGGACTATCTGCCGCTCGGCGACATCATGGAAGGCGCGCTCGACGAGATCGAGGCGATCGGTTCGCGCAGCGGCGAGATGACCGGTGTGCCCACGGGCTTCACCGACCTCGACCAGCTCACCAACGGTCTGCACCCGGGCCAGATGATCATCATCGCCGCCCGTCCCGCCATGGGTAAGTCGACGCTGGCGCTGGACTTCGCCCGTGCCTGCTCGATCCAGCACAACCTGCCGAGCGTGATCTTCTCGCTCGAAATGGGGCGCAACGAGATCGCGATGCGACTGCTCTCGGCCGAGGCCCGGGTCGCGCTGCACCACATGCGTTCCGGAACCATGACCGACGAGGACTGGACCCGGCTGGCCCGCCGTATGCCAGATGTCACCCAGGCGCCGCTCTACATCGACGACTCCCCGAACCTGTCGATGATGGAGATCCGCGCCAAGTGCCGCCGGCTGAAGCAGCGCGCGGGCATC
The sequence above is drawn from the Streptomyces sp. NBC_01465 genome and encodes:
- the rplI gene encoding 50S ribosomal protein L9 — encoded protein: MKIILTHEVAGLGSAGDVVDVKDGYARNYLVPRGFAIRWTKGGEQDVAQIRRARKIHEIATIEQANEVKAKLESVKVRLAVRSGDAGRLFGSVTPADIAAAIKTAGGPVVDKRRVELGSPIKTLGSHEVSVRLHADVAAKLGVEVVAA
- a CDS encoding MATE family efflux transporter; translated protein: MAQAPAPPKRSRRLHDREIVSLAVPAFGALVAEPLFVMVDSAVVGHLGTPQLAGLGVAAALLTTAVSIFVFLAYATTAAVARRVGAGDLQSAIRQGMDGIWLALLLGAAVIAVVLPTAPWLVSLFGTSDTASPYAVTYLRISSLGIPAMLVVLAATGVLRGLQNTRTPLYVAVGGFSANAALNAGLVYGAGLGIAGSAWGTVIAQFGMVAAYLIVVVRGARRHGASLRPDAAGIRACAQAGVPLLVRTLSLRAVLMIATAVAARMGDAEIAAHQIVLSLWSLLSFALDAIAIAGQAIIGRYLGAGDTKGAQEACRRMVQWGVASGTVLGILVAVARPLFIPLFTSDPSVQNALLPTLLVVAVAQPVAGIVFVLDGVLMGAGDGPYLAWAMLVTLAVFTPAALLVPALGGGLTALWWAMTLMMVVRLATLWLRARSGRWLVTGATR
- the dnaB gene encoding replicative DNA helicase, which translates into the protein MSISEPLDDPWADSGPGDRLPARRKRGEGNGGGREQHDRGGEGGGWDGGGPSAFERVPPQDIDAEQSVLGGMLLSKDAIADVVEVLKGNDFYRPAHETVYLAILDLYAKGEPADPITVAAELVKRGEITKVGGAPYLHTLVQSVPTAANAVYYAEIVHERAVLRRLVEAGTKITQMGYAADGDVDDIVNSAQAAIYAVTEQRTTEDYLPLGDIMEGALDEIEAIGSRSGEMTGVPTGFTDLDQLTNGLHPGQMIIIAARPAMGKSTLALDFARACSIQHNLPSVIFSLEMGRNEIAMRLLSAEARVALHHMRSGTMTDEDWTRLARRMPDVTQAPLYIDDSPNLSMMEIRAKCRRLKQRAGIKLVVIDYLQLMQAGGSKRSESRQQEVSDMSRNLKLLAKELEVPVIALSQLNRGPEQRTDKKPMVSDLRESGSIEQDADMVILLHREDAYEKESPRAGEADIIVGKHRNGPTATITVAFQGHYSRFVDMAQT